The segment CATCACTACACAAGATTTTGCCATCTCGCCTCTTGACATTTTACCTACACCTCAATTAAATTGCTGCCACTCCCAAGCagttcaaatatatttacagtcTCCTTCAACATAGCAATAGATAGCCATTGTTAACCTGCTTGTGTACTACACAGGTATGGAAACCGGTGAAAATGATTTCTGCTGGAAATCAGCTGGGGTCTAGGAGTGCAACAATGTATCTAAAGAAGTTACagtgaaattctgaaatttgGTAGCCCAAGAGACACAGATGTGGGACCTTGACATTGATAAGTGGTACCTCACCCCTCTTAATATTTTCTCCCTGGATTTGGATGAATCTCCAGATCatttgatttgcatttaaatccaCAGATTTATGGGAAATTGGCATCCTTGACTTCAGTGTGTATACCAGTTATGGTTGTTTTACAGCGTGGCCAAGGGGCTCCAGGACGAGAGCCGGTGGTTGGGGAGGAGGAACAGAAGCAGATGATGGCGTTCTACTACCGCAAACAAGAGGAGTGGAAGGTAACATGTCTCTCTAAACATGTTGTGATTCCATGTTACAATACTGAGGTGAATCCACAGTCCACTGTCTCTCATTCATGTTACCATAGAAACAGTCAGGAGTTTCTCTTATATCTCTTTCCAAAATGCAGTCACTACAGTGATACTCTCAGCTCTAACAGGGGTAAAATACAAGCAGTCACAAAGTTTTGTTATAAATTGTTGTTTATATGATTTGATTACAGAAAATGGATGCTGATGCAGATGATGCGTACATGGATTCAGCCTGGGCTGACAGCAAACAGCTGAAGAGACAGTTCCAGGGAATGAAAGACATCAAGTGGGGACCCCGGTGAGATGACCTAAAGGTCATTGCTTGGGGTCCAACATGGGCTCACAGTGTCGTGGACTCAGGGTCAAAGGAGGGATGTCATGGACAGTACAAAGACTCTAAGCAGGATCCTAACGTTTCGATTATAGTGGATGAATGTGGCATGGATAACTTATAGACAACAGACATTACTTCTCAGTGGGGAAGATAAAATCTTTGTCTATGTGATATTCTGATGACAGGTGCATTGAGTGTCATGCTGCAAGTGTGATGAAATATTGGAGTACCTGGAGATGTTATGTGAATTAGATATTATAATGTCAAGTTGTTGCTGGATTGCTTCCATGAACCTCAAAGATCCAGACTCCTTACAAAAAACTGATTGGTGCaactgttggtgtgtatgtttgGTGTTTCAGGTTTGTTGAGACAACGCAGAGTCAATGCATTGTCTCCCTTTGGGTCAGGGACCTGCTCAGCATTATATCTGCATGTACAAATGTACATCATTGGACTATTTGTATGTTAATACATGGATGTGAACGACCTGTGTGTCCTTATTTGGGTTGAAGTCAGGACATGATAGTACAGCACTGTCTTAGCTACTGCTTAGATACATAGTAATACAAAGTCCAACTGAAAACGATTCTAAGAACCAGCCTGAACTTGTTAAACTCTTCTTGGCATTGACACATTACCTGTGACATGATTCATATTACAATCCAGCATGATAATTATTGTCATAATCACCTTTATTTTAACTCTACCTATCATAAACCGAGATGACAGATGTCATACTCATGTCATCACAGTAGTTTATTATCGTCATTTTATTCTCTGCATTGTTTAAGAGTTTCAGACATTCCATTCATATTATTACTTCAGCACACATTTCAGTGTGTCTTGTTTGTCTCTGTGTGGAGTAGCATTGTATCTGTTCACCTTTATTTGTTCATGTATTCTTTATCTTGCAATGCCTCAGCTGTCatgtctgtgtatatatatctgtAGTTATGaacttttacacaaaattgtCCGTCCAGAATATCATATAATGAtccatgttaaggtatggaTTAAAGTCAAATATAACAGCAGTGTTTATTTGTCATATTtcctgaatgagtgagttggatgaTGGGGAGATGATGGACGAGAGGCTAGGAATGATGCAGAGACTAACATCAGAGTGGTACACCTGCACTGACATGCTACCATAGGCGGTGAACCTTTGTCAAACATACACTGACAGAATGACCCTGATGTCTCCCTCATTTCATGTTTGCtgaggggcagtagggtaggctagtagttaaagtgtctCCTCATTACGCTGAACACACAGATTcagttccacacatgggtacaacgtgcgaagcccttttctggtgtcacctctaatgatattgccagaatatttcttaaagcgacataaaactaaattcactcactcatgtttgcTGAAAGAGGAAACTGAAATGAGGCATTCATAAGTCACAATTATTGTCCTGTTGCCTCCATCACAATGGAATGCTCATACTGTCAACCATTGGTTTAGACAAGTTGCACTAACAATTATGTTCCTTGTAGTACTTCAGCATATTCATTGTGACACTAGCAATATGCTATAGTTGTTATACAGCTAAAATTGCTGTGTTCTATTTGTTGTTAATGCAGTGTTACACAATATCAGAGGGCtcatcttagcactacaatagttgtaagtgccaaacattaacattaacttacgactctcttagcactaagagagcttcgaaaatctaggccctggtacagacttgattatttacaagctgTTGTCAGTCATTCAGCTGGAATAGTGATGAGTGTGGTGTATATTAGTAAACAATTATTGATGCTCAGATAATTCTGATTGCATACAAAATCCAAACCTTGAACACTTTCTGAATGAACAACCATTAGTCTTCTCCAATGGTTCTGGTGATCTGAAATTACCCTTTGTCTTCAGTAGCCAACTTGATCTGGTACACTAATGTCTGAATGTCTAATGCATGTTACAATCAGCTTTGCTGTTCAACTGACAATATAAACAACGTGCCCTTCAGTTCCATGTTTATTTTCAAGATTGTGAGAAATTCATCTGTTTGACTGAGACAGTGTCTGCATGTCCTTTGAAAATGGCAGTGTTCAGTCCTCTTGTACCTACTTCCTTTCTCCAcggagagacccgtgaaggtcccgggtagaacaggccttcagcaacccatgcttgccgtaaaaggttaCAAAGCTTGTCATAAgcagtgactaacgggatcgggtggtcaggctcactgacttttttgacacgtcatcggtacccagttgcgcagatcaagtCACATGTAATTATGactggtgacaatcactggtcATTGTTTAAAGTCACTCAAGCACATCAGACTATGCAGGATCATTTTGCGATCTTTGCTAACCTTTGAAATCAGATTATGTATATAATATCGTCATGAGACAAGTAGCAGAAAACAATCGTGATCAAACATGGCAGCATAATCAAACAAGGTTAGTTCATTTCCATTCATTGTTTCACAAactcatttcagcttgtttggtAAACATCACAACTACATCTTTAAACATCAAAGATTCAGGATGTCACATGTTATCATCAACAGAGATTTCTGAGCTTGCATTCATTTTGTGATGCATTTGAGACTTGCATTAATTTGTAATGCAAAAATTTCATGACTTACAGTAATTGAAAGtttgctgagtgcagtataaaactaaacttattcactcacaATATTATATAACAGAAAGTTAACATGAACTCACTAGACACAATGACATGAAACAGGGACAGAGCATGGAACATTTATTCTgtacaaaaaatatacaaaccaGAGTTGTACATGAcattgtgtgtatatacatgcaACATGTAGCACAGCGTCACACAACACCAACCACAGTTGGCTGACGGCAGCTCGACGTGTCCCAACTGTCACATCACAAGTGTTCAGGAAATATATGATTAACTTAAACATGAATAACATAAATAATGTACATAAGTGAAATACAAATATTCTCAACTTTCtttcagttaataaatttatGCAGTTTGTCTTAAAAGTGTATTTGTTCTCAAACAGGgtataaatatgtgcaaaataaaacatctgtttcaataaatatatttggcAATACAATTTCAAATTGAAGAGTAGAAATTTTCGATGTGCACAATGTTTACAgtgtaaaaataaacaatgCATAAACTATTACAGTGGACAGGGTAGAAGGGTTCAAGCTTATCAAACACTGTAAAATTGTTCATTGTAGTAGAACATTGACTTACATAAACAGTACCTAGCCTCAGGTATTAACAGACACCTGTAGGTAATCAGGTCTTCAATTCCAGGTTAGCATATGGTATACATATTAGAATGACAACCAGGTACATTACCTTTTGATATCATTAACGTCAAGATTTTTATGAGCAGACTTATTATGACATGCAACAACAAAGCCTGGCTTTAATGAAGAAAATACAGTTGGTGGAGTTTGCTTCATGAAATATAGTAAACTGCTTGAAAACATAATGCTGTTTCCAATTTAATTTCAATGAATAGGTCTTGGGATTAAAATATGGTGACCTGAAAATCAGGAAGTGAAAAGCATAGAGATTACACagttatgatgatgataatgtgtGTTTAATATTACATCACTATGATAGATGATGGATGTGAATAATAGCCAGGGGAGCAAATGCAGTAAGTTCACTGATGGGCttggttatatatatatatttgacctAAATGATCAACTATGACTACACATTTCTTCTGATGATGggtataatcatgataataaataagggaatgaaatatatatctttcTTTCCATGTATCAAAACGGTTTTCTAAACTCAGTTTATCCCTTTAGATTTCTATCATTGGAATATTTACAGCCCCACCCCTGTATAGCCCCAACGTACCACACATCTTCTGTATTGTCAAGGATACATGTAAACACATATACTGACAAGAACACCTGGTGGATCTTTCAACACAATACGtataattattaaatattaCTATGTATATTTATAGTTATCTTCATGTGAGATATATGTCTATATACTTCTTTCAGTACAAATGCTGAATTGCATTAATCATCAGTTTGAAGAAAAATCCTGTCCAATATTCTGCTGATAGGGTTAAATACTGTTGATACTTGCCCTGTGATCTGCCATTTGTTCTTGTATATGGAATATGCTGATACAACCACAAAACATGGTATATGTCCTGATCAAAAATCTTGTTTGTGCTGCCATAGTTCAGAGACATACAGTACATCGCTGTCACGACTAGTTGCaataatttacattttgtaaatgtatactATGGAATCTTGTTAGTCTGGAAACCATTCAGTCAGGACAATATATTTATGTTGGGAAtgattaaatttaaaaaaaagagaTTACTAATAGACCATTATTTATTCACCCTTAAACTGTGTAATACACGTGAGTCCACAGGGTGAAACTAGGAGGGTGTTCTGTGAAAGATTTGCCACATCTAGTATTTAGTATACAGCACTTTATTATAGTAGGGTTTCTTTGACTGTCATGTTTTACTCCAcatcatatcattacatcaatgAAACTAGTCATTTGTCACTGTTACAATGCATACGGGTAATTGCATTCAATGGCGATGGAGACATTTCTTAACTGTCGATTACATTTCCTTGTAGTgtttttttattcatgaaaatggAAATTTGAATCTGCATGTGGTCAGGTTTGACTAGAATTATTGTTGAAGAAGGCAAACAGAAGAAATCAGGACTTCAAGTTCTATTAAAAGGAATGATGACAGACACTTGACAAAGAAAGGTAATGAACAGACACCCATTGGGAGGAGATAGTAGTCTGACAAAAACAGACTTTCCACTCTGCATGATTTATGGTGAAACTTTAAGAGCACCATCCATGGTGTTCTCGGGAGTATAACTTCAAGCCTACTCTCATTAATACCAGTAATGTTGTCTTTCTAGACTGAAATCTTTCATTAACATTTTTATGGACTGATATCCATTCAAATTGTATCTTTTGTTCTCAGAGGCCATGGAAGAAATTTTTGAgaaattttaatttgaaaagtaTATTCTGATTGGTGACAAGGTGCATGCAACATCTTTGGTTCAACTCAGGTTACTTAGAATAGTGCCAGATACGAGGGGCTGCTATCAGAACATATGTACAATCACTGTTTCTAACTGATCAACACACAGACTGGTTGTATGGCTTTGTTCTCGGCTTATGTTCAAGTAAATGaagatacagatgatagtgaaCACACTGAAGCACAATGAACACATGAGGATATTGTAAAAATAGTACAGTAAAGAAAGTGCAGGGAGATATTCAATATAATCACCTCTTTCCTCTATCCCTCACAGTGGACTGTAGGGGACGAATGAGCAGAGACTCTTAAATGGGAGAAAAgtttgtgtacatatatatatggaaaTTGATCTGTATTTGAATAATTTTGATTGATGGTTTGGAATTTCTCCTTACAAAAAGTAGCTGTTAACACCAAGTCTTTCATAAGGTAACGAACAAATATATTAGGTCTTGAGTAACATGTCTCCGTGTTTCACCTAATTTCAGCCTTAGGCAAGTCCAGTTGTAATAACTTGCATTTCCTCGATTTCTTTCTCATTATTCCAAAATGCAGGAAATATCAGACATGAAGGTATTTTCCTTGAATAAAACATTTAGtaaattgtatttattttttgatgaatatatattatttcactAAGACTTAAATTGCAACACTCCACCTCCTTGAATTCAATCCACCAATTTGATTGGCTGGGAGTAATTATGTGAGACCCAATGTCATATTCTTTTTTGCTTCATAGTGCTTCTTGTCTCATTTATAAAGAATCAGCTGAAAGGTTTTACTGGCAACACAAATGTATATTATTTGATGGATTATGGAAGAAAGTGCTGTGCACAGCTCAGACAATTTTTTTACCAAGATGGCTGTTTCCAACACAGTGGCAAGGACACTCTAGGCACTCAATGGCAGGGTGCATgcatataaatgccaaaaaacCTGAGATTGCAAACACATCAGCTTTTCCTtaaagactaccatatcataaAACTTTGGCAAAATGGTTACACATTGAGCATTTTGTAAATTTCCATACAAATGAACCATCATAATTGagagccataaattatgaaacaCATGGTTTAAAGACTCAACAGTCGCATAAAAACTGATGAGGATGGATGCAGATTTTCACAAACATGATAATCACTGGATACAATGAGTGCACACACAGAATATTGGAATGCTAATTAAAAACACTTCCATATCAAAATGTACTCAGAAAATATGGCTGACATTCAGCCAACTTCCACGACAATAAGAACAGAATTGAAGTAAAATAAAGAAACAGACATTGTGAATAGACTTTGCAGATATTTAATTTGTAGATATATTATGCAATACTACAGATCTTTGACGTGATTATTCAGTATACAGATATGTAGAGACTAATATTAACAGTCTAAGGGAGAGAACTCAGATGTGACCAGCACATGCATTTGTCAGATATTTGAGGTAAAGCTAAACAGGCTTAACACATGTGACCAACAAATGGCTAAGAAGTGGTATGGTGGACTGTTCAGCAGACAAAACGTCCCTGCAGTCAGTCGAGTGATTCTCATTGTAAATTCACTTTTTATCATCGCACATTCTTACAATAAAAAGCCTGCAAAAGAAATGCTAAAATTTCTCAACTTTCTCTCAGATTTTCTTGTGATTTTATTGACCTTTAAAGTAGATACTTTTTAATATCACATATTTGTATCAAGGGAAGTTGCATATTCTATAAACTGGTGAAATCTAATGAAACAGTATTGTTGCTAAAATAACAGTTCATGACACTGGAACATAAATGGTTGCTTAGACTAAATGTCAGCATGCCCTATTGTTACAGGAAATGGTCAGATCATATATTAAAATTTATAAACTTTatcaaaatgtttacaaaacatttatcaCAGGGAGAAGTCATCGGTTAACACTaatatcatgactgacagtagCACAGCGGACCAATGAGCAGAACAATCCAGCTACAGGTGGACAACTATGTATTCTCATAAACAACACTCATGACATAAATAATCTATTTCATCATAGCTGTTGACTATTTGATACCTGTTGAGAGGGCTCTGGTGTATTTATCCCCAAAATTCAAAATTTgtgttattaatatttttattaataAGACCATCTAGAATGAGAGGCTACATGTTCTAACAGgaaagtaaaatatatatggCTCCTCAATTCAGTGGCAAATAAATGTTATGAAGTGCTGACTAAAACATAATGTGTGAACATGAAATGCCTAGGCCCTCAAGAATATCAAATAGTCAGTCTCTTATGACACCTCTGCCTGTTAAAAATGTCAAACGGGACGTTAGAAAGCTAAGTTGTTGACAAAAGACCCACGTTCCATTCCCTAAACTGGTATGAGTGAAGCTCATGTCAAGAGTCCcttgctgtgacattgctggaacactgctgaaaACGgcattaaaccatactcactgcaGTTAGCCTTAGCTTTGGGAAAAAGTAGAAAAGAAAATGTGGATGTTAAAGTCATGTAATGGTTTTTGGTGCAATAATTTATAAACATTTAGACATGAACTCTGCAAGCAGACTTGATTGAACTGTGAGGATTGTTTCTCCTCCCTTCTAAGTCTCACACATTGAGTTTCACTGTCTGCTGCATGGCAGCATATATCCTGTGTCCGTTTTCCAGTGTCCATTGTTAGATAAAGCATCAGTTGATGGCTTGAAATTTCTTGCAACAGATCAACTTGTTCACTATGTCACATTTCTGAACATCGGAACTTGAACATCTAGGTGCATCCTCTTCTGTGTCCCCAAAATTGTTCTTCACACTGCATGTGTGGGTTATACACAATCTCCTCATTATGTACACGTTTCAACAGCACTATTATTGCCTGTACCAAAATTGTCACTAGGGATTAATATACAACTTGTAAGTTGTATCAAAAAGAACTTTTGTGAAAATGCACAAAAAtatcttctttttcttctcacAAATATCTCCATAACAATTGCACTTACACATCACAACCGTGtaacaaggggagataaccttgtttcaagggaggtaactctcaaCTATCACAAATCCTTTGGTTACCAGCCATGGCACACATTTGCACTAGAATGTTGGAATCTTTTAACCATAATAGTTACTTAAACTTCTTGTTCCTGTGTCATTTCGTAATGTGCCACGAGGGCTAAATCGTACAACTTCTATACGGTCTATAGATTCTGCCCGTTCTATTGATGAAGCCTCCAAAGGATGATGATTGGAGGTGACATTATGACTATGAGTGGGTTCAGTAACGTCCAATTTGGCGCGCACATTGCGTTTATAATCACGTCCTATTTTGATGAGAATCACGGTAAGGAGAATGATGATCCCAACACAGACTCCGAGGACCAGATACAAAATAACCTTCTCAACATTCTCTGAAAAGACACAAATGTACAGCTTAATAAAAGGTAAATAGCATCATATTTTTAGCATGATAATTTGATATTCATATAAAGATCATTAATCATCAATGAACCCAGAACAGAATTGGGACCTTTTGTCAAGACTACTTCATTAGATCAAACAATATTCTGACAGCGCATAATTGTTCATATATAATATTTTGAAGCACAGTGTAGTTTTGTGGATGCTTGAGTGAAAATGGAaatgtgaagatcagggttacaatttgtcttcagtaacccatgattgtcggaagtggcgactaatgggatcataTAAGTGGAATAATGCCGAGTGTTGCATTAAACCACAAAAATAGAATCAAGAAGAAAGTGTGTGCAAATAACCTACTGTTCAAAAAGTTGACAGCGTTGAGCCAGTTCATGAGAATCCCCATGGATCTATCTCTCTGTTGACCAGCGGGGACGGTGGTGTAGTTATAGCAGGgcttggtggtggtggtgccacTGCTGGCTTCAGTTGGCTTAGTCTTGTCTTTGATGGGCGTGTCCTTGTCAGGGTTGACCAAGTCTGGGTTACTGTCACCTGACTTTTTGGCAGTGTTGATAGAGTTTGGGTCACCTTTGCCTGACTTCCTGTCAGATCCTGCAGCATCTGGAATACAGGTAATCATGTGGGTTATCCTTGGAAACAGCCAACACTCTTGGTTATCCTGGGTAACAGACAACATTGTGGGATGTCCAAGTTAACAGACAAGGTGGGTTATCCTGGGTAACAGACAACATTGTGGGATGTCCAAGTTAACAGACAAGGTGGGTTATCCTGGGTAACAGAAAACATTGTGGGTTATCAAGGGTAATAGGCAAAGAGGTGATTATCCTGGGTAAGAGACAACATAGTGGGTTATCAATGGTAACAGATAACATTGTGGGATATCCTTAGTGACAAAGTGGTGTGTTATTCTGGATAACAGATGACATTGTGGGTTATCCCAAGTAACAAACAAGGTGGTGGGTTATCCTGGGCAACAAAGACATTGTTGACGGATATCCTTGGTATTTGACAAAGTGGTGGGTTATGCAGAGTAATAGGTACTTGATGGGTCATCCTGGATAACAGATAACATATTGGGTTATCCCTTATAACATATCATGGGATACAGATGAGGTATTGGGTCATCAGGGGTAATAGATGAGATGGTGTGTTTTCCTCAGGCAACAGGCATGGTGCTGAGATATCATAGGTAATGGATAAGATAGTGGGTCTATCTAAGTGTACCTGAATGCATCTGACTACacccaaccaagtcagtgtgaCTGCATCTGAGTGAACACAACCAAGTGAATCTAAGTGCTTAAGAACCCAAGCAAGTCAACCTAAGTGCACTTGTCTGAACCCAACTGAGTCACACTGTGAGTACCTGAACCCAACAAAGTGAACCTAACTGTACCTGAGTGAACCAAACCAAGTCAATCTGAGTGCACCTTGGTGAACCAACCCAAGTCAATCTGAGTTCACCTGTCTGAACCCAACTGAGTCAACCTGAGAGCCCCTGAACCCAACAAAGTGAACCTAACTGCACCAGAGAGAacccaaccaagtcagcctgtGTGTGTCTGAGTGAACCCAACTATATGTACCTGAGTGCACCTAACCAAGTCAACCATAGTGAACCTAAGTGTACCTGAGTGAACCTGCTACTGAGACGTACCTGCTGAAGCCTGCTCAGGTCTGGCTGTGATCACCTTCCTGGAAGTCTTGTATATTGGTGTGGATGTCTCACTGTTTTCGTTGAACACGCCAGCCGCTGTGCTGCTACTTCGCAGGGAATTCTTCCTGTCTTTCTTGTGATGCCGCCTCCTTTCTTTGCGGTGAGCTgccttaaatatttttttaggaactgaaacaaaacataagTTAAGGTATAAATATCACAACAAGACAATGTTAAGAGTTGGTGAAAACTTGTGATTCTGAATACTGTGCGCTACAATGACTGTCTGAAACAAAATCTAACAAGGTAGCACATGGTTTTGCAGAATGATGTCACTTAAAGAATTGAGAAAAACAGGTTCTTTTCAAAACCATTCAAGACAGTTTAAAATATCTAGAAACTTTGTTCCATCATTGTATTTCAGTATATACACTTCCAAACTGACAAATGAGAATGGGCCCCTGTAATCCCTCAACTGTCAGGTAACATTGCGGTGTCTGTGTCTAAGGTGCCACAGTTTACAAtccagagttgcatcccttatgTTAACCAGGATGCTATGACCTCAAGTATGAAACTGAAATCATCCCAGATTATGATTCTTAATCTGACATCACCTATACTTCTGTTCAaggatttcataaaaaaattgtatcaaaatataacatattagTGCAAAACCATATCCACCCTTCTCTATCCTCAGAAACAGATTTGTTTTGGTGTAAGACCTAAATTAATTCAGGCAATCCTCCAACACTGCTGACTACACTGATATTACTAAACCACTGTTCAAAGCCTTACACCCTACTCACTCACGCCACCACCGCTATGTTCCCACTATTCAACACCACGTTGGCAAGTCCGCAATGGCTCTACAGAACCTCCTCACACACTTGACTGCAAAACTGCCTCCAATCACTCTATGTCAGCATCTCAATACTGGCTATCAAGTCATGTGGTTTACGCTATTCCATGGCGCCAAGTGGTCACACAACAAGTGCCTTAATAATGCTTCAAGATCTTCTCCTAAATTGGAGTCCCAAAACAAGACACAAGCACGCTGGCAACAGACAtcacatcaacacacaacaaATAATACCACATTGATATTAAACGTACCCAACACTCACTTTTCAGTTCCAAGCTCGGTCATCATGATAGATGCACAAAATGGTGGTTGTCTCCTATCCGGGCAACACTTAGATAATACAATTATTACCATGCCAGTGGTGCAAGCACCGG is part of the Haliotis asinina isolate JCU_RB_2024 chromosome 6, JCU_Hal_asi_v2, whole genome shotgun sequence genome and harbors:
- the LOC137288074 gene encoding protein eva-1-like isoform X2 — its product is MALDEYTARFGIILCLVLLDLCQNRHSCHLVASAKTFGQDPCPETSKYLEVAYKCHPNGYESQVVCQGEQMVLWCKRSTRVAIYSAMFGRTPNGTNVCEYSGSRHIDCQARNTVEAVRNKCHGRKQCVLEAEEYVFGNPCEESVNKYLNVTYTCVPKKIFKAAHRKERRRHHKKDRKNSLRSSSTAAGVFNENSETSTPIYKTSRKVITARPEQASADAAGSDRKSGKGDPNSINTAKKSGDSNPDLVNPDKDTPIKDKTKPTEASSGTTTTKPCYNYTTVPAGQQRDRSMGILMNWLNAVNFLNKNVEKVILYLVLGVCVGIIILLTVILIKIGRDYKRNVRAKLDVTEPTHSHNVTSNHHPLEASSIERAESIDRIEVVRFSPRGTLRNDTGTRSLSNYYG